The proteins below are encoded in one region of Hordeum vulgare subsp. vulgare chromosome 3H, MorexV3_pseudomolecules_assembly, whole genome shotgun sequence:
- the LOC123439571 gene encoding probable carboxylesterase 15, translating into MSGGTAPRVVEDFLGVVQLLSDGSVVRGDEAVLRTNEPLPDVTGVQWKDVLYHPAHGLSVRAYRPASSVAGGSKLPVLVYFHGGGYCLGSIAQPNFHSLCLRAAAEIPAVVLSVQYRLAPEHRLPAAIDDGASFLSWLRGQAGLGAGADPWLVESADFAQIFLSGHSAGANLAHHVTVRVASGQIAVTPVRVVGYILLSAFFAGAERTATEADPPEGVSLTTAMADQLWRMSLPVGASMDHPLANPFGPESPSLAPVELPPALVVAPLSDVLRDRVLGYGARLKDMGKAVEVVQFEGEQHGFPIRQPFSETASELLRVIRRFVYSGN; encoded by the coding sequence ATGTCCGGCGGCACGGCACCGCGCGTTGTGGAGGACTTCCTCGGCGTCGTGCAGCTCCTCAGCGACGGCTCCGTCGTTCGCGGTGACGAAGCCGTCCTCCGCACAAACGAGCCGTTGCCGGACGTCACCGGTGTGCAGTGGAAGGACGTCCTGTACCACCCCGCGCACGGCCTTAGTGTCCGCGCATACAGGCCGGCGTCGTCCGTGGCCGGCGGCAGCAAGCTCCCTGTGCTGGTGTACTTCCACGGCGGGGGCTACTGCCTCGGCTCCATCGCGCAGCCCAACTTCCACTCGCTCTGCCTCCGCGCCGCAGCCGAGATACCCGCCGTCGTGCTGTCCGTGCAGTACCGCCTCGCCCCCGAGCACCGCCTCCCCGCGGCCATCGACGACGGCGCGTCTTTCCTTTCCTGGCTGCGCGGCCAGGCCGGGCTTGGCGCTGGCGCCGACCCGTGGCTCGTGGAGTCGGCCGATTTCGCCCAGATCTTCCTCTCCGGCCACTCGGCGGGTGCCAACCTGGCCCACCACGTCACGGTCCGGGTCGCGTCGGGGCAGATCGCGGTCACCCCGGTGCGCGTCGTCGGGTACATCCTCCTCTCCGCGTTCTTCGCTGGGGCCGAGCGCACGGCGACGGAGGCCGACCCTCCGGAGGGCGTGTCCTTGACGACCGCGATGGCCGACCAGCTCTGGCGCATGTCGCTGCCGGTGGGGGCGAGCATGGACCACCCGCTGGCCAACCCGTTCGGCCCGGAGAGCCCCAGCCTCGCGCCGGTGGAGCTCCCGCCGGCGCTCGTCGTCGCGCCGTTGAGCGACGTGCTCCGCGACCGCGTGCTAGGGTACGGGGCGAGGCTGAAGGACATGGGGAAGGCCGTCGAGGTTGTCCAGTTCGAGGGGGAGCAGCATGGTTTCCCAATCCGCCAGCCGTTCAGCGAGACGGCCAGTGAGTTGCTGCGGGTGATCAGGCGGTTCGTCTACAGCGGCAACTGA